Below is a window of Halolamina sp. CBA1230 DNA.
CGACTGGAACCGCTCGCTGCATTCTTGAACGGCGTTCTGTTGGTCCCGATGGTCGGCTACCTCGTCTGGGAATCGTACCAACGATACCTGCAGCCGGTCGAAATCGAACCACTGCAGACAGCCGCATTGGCGGCTGGTGGATTAGTTCTCAACATTGCCTCCGTGTACGTGATTCAGGGTGGGTCGATGAGTCTCAACGAGCGTGGCGCGTACTATCACCTCCTCGGAGATACCGGTGCATCCATCGCTGTGATCGTCTCAATGCTGGTCGTCCAGTTCTCCGGGTCGAAGCTTGCGGATCCGATTACTGCCGTCATCATCGCGGTGATAATCGTCTGGTCCGCTGTCGAGTTGATTCGTGAAAGTGGCGCAATCTTCCTGCAGCGGAGTCCAGTTTCCGTGGAGGACGTCCGACAACGACTCCTCGAAGTCGGTGGCGTAGCGAGCGTCGAAGACGCGCACATCTGGGAGCTATCCAGCTCTCTCCGTATTGCGACCGTCCACGTTCGTGATCATGCGACGACGGTCGCAGAACGGGACTCTCTCAACGAACGGATTTCCACGATTCTCGCCTCAGAGTACGATGCGGATCACGTCACGGTTGATCTCGTGTCCGCCGGAAACGACACCGAGAGGCGGCGGGAACACTGACCACTCGAAAGTTAATATCTCAACTCCAGAAATTTGTTAATCACTACTATCTAATGGGGTGTTATTGGCAGAAGAATTGTTAACCTCTCGCCGTCTACCCTGCAGCATGACCGGTGGAGAGGATTCACATCACGATCACGACCACGATCATGGCGGACATGATCATGATCACGACCACGGACACGGTGGTTCTGAAAACGAAGTAGCCGGTGACCTCGCGGGGGAGGAGTCGGTCCAGCTTACGGTTCCGGAGATGGATTGCCCGTCCTGTGCCGGGAAAGTCGAAAAGAGCGTTCGAAAACTCGACGCCGTCGAGACGGTCCACCCACAGGTGACGACCGGGACGCTCACGGTGGGGTACGAATCGGACGGGACGACGCCGGAGGATGTCGCGGAGCGTGTCGAGAAAGCCGGCTACGAGGTCGAGGCCGGTGTGGGTGAGGTAACCGAGACGTTCACCGCCCCGGAGATGGACTGCCCGTCCTGTGCCGGGA
It encodes the following:
- a CDS encoding cation diffusion facilitator family transporter, which translates into the protein MGDGHSHNGEGRSTRKLAIVAGINLVGFVAELVGGLLFGSVALIGDALHMLFDAVAYVLALGAVYVGRRTEPGSRWSYGLNRLEPLAAFLNGVLLVPMVGYLVWESYQRYLQPVEIEPLQTAALAAGGLVLNIASVYVIQGGSMSLNERGAYYHLLGDTGASIAVIVSMLVVQFSGSKLADPITAVIIAVIIVWSAVELIRESGAIFLQRSPVSVEDVRQRLLEVGGVASVEDAHIWELSSSLRIATVHVRDHATTVAERDSLNERISTILASEYDADHVTVDLVSAGNDTERRREH